A single genomic interval of Caballeronia sp. SL2Y3 harbors:
- a CDS encoding DUF4148 domain-containing protein → MREIRIKTSLASAALLLLAGCVAGSMPPPGRHLTDTECRDLAALRKNAGPTTMAQHQVELGALRKAGYDPSPFYDDPYYPYDLQQAQRLVDYWFQTECPPVLAQ, encoded by the coding sequence ATGCGCGAGATTCGGATAAAGACTTCGTTAGCATCGGCTGCGCTTCTCCTGCTTGCCGGGTGCGTCGCGGGCAGCATGCCTCCTCCGGGCCGGCATCTCACGGACACGGAATGCCGCGATCTGGCCGCGCTCAGGAAGAACGCGGGCCCGACGACGATGGCACAGCATCAAGTGGAACTCGGGGCGTTGCGCAAGGCCGGCTACGACCCGTCTCCCTTCTACGACGATCCTTACTACCCCTACGATTTGCAGCAGGCTCAACGCCTCGTCGACTATTGGTTCCAGACGGAATGCCCGCCCGTTCTGGCGCAGTGA
- a CDS encoding sensor domain-containing diguanylate cyclase, protein MQTSLIHLPSTSKDRLAAAVTAAIALVGAFMVWPYARQPGPVVVPFLPIFATWVTLTEGLTAFLLWTQYRISGRLLFATLSGAYAFVSLIAAVQLLVFPGVFSPGGLLGAGAQTAVWIWVFWHGGFPALVTVSLAARSCAPSGRNRAPGHVALFGALALAFACAALAIMGKDILPVVVASGGSYSGLSSSPAALIVEATCLAALGLHVSTTRLRSLMDLWLAVALLAALIDVTLTLSAGARYSVGWYAARVASMLSSSAVLGMLIYETSGLYRKLTDAHVKLIESSARDGLTGVFNRAYFDERYSHEHTLAASSGYSLCVLLIDVDNFKAYNDTFGHLAGDDCLRNVAHALTATLTRTGGFVARYGGEEFVVVLPACDAAASLAVAEKLRAAVEQAALPAPRAGAVVTISVGHACRDAASRQTAKALLEAADAALYAAKAGGRNRVASARLDKPSGSLVRQTSAS, encoded by the coding sequence GTGCAAACATCGCTCATTCATCTGCCATCGACGTCGAAGGACCGCCTCGCAGCGGCCGTGACCGCCGCCATCGCACTCGTCGGCGCTTTCATGGTATGGCCGTACGCCAGGCAGCCCGGCCCGGTCGTCGTTCCCTTTCTGCCGATCTTCGCGACCTGGGTCACCTTAACGGAAGGTCTCACCGCCTTTCTGCTGTGGACGCAGTACCGCATCTCCGGGCGTCTTCTGTTCGCGACGCTCAGCGGTGCGTACGCGTTCGTCAGCCTGATTGCGGCCGTCCAGTTGCTCGTCTTTCCCGGCGTTTTTTCGCCGGGCGGCCTGCTGGGCGCCGGTGCGCAAACGGCCGTCTGGATCTGGGTCTTCTGGCATGGCGGCTTTCCTGCCCTCGTCACCGTGTCGCTGGCTGCGCGCTCCTGCGCGCCGAGCGGGCGCAATCGCGCGCCGGGACACGTGGCTCTCTTCGGCGCGCTCGCGCTCGCCTTCGCTTGCGCGGCGCTGGCCATCATGGGTAAAGACATCTTGCCGGTCGTGGTGGCGTCGGGCGGCTCGTATTCGGGCCTGTCGAGCAGTCCCGCTGCTTTGATCGTCGAGGCAACGTGTCTCGCGGCGCTCGGCCTGCATGTCTCGACCACCCGGCTGCGCTCGCTGATGGACCTGTGGCTCGCCGTCGCGTTGCTGGCGGCGCTGATCGACGTGACGCTCACGCTGTCTGCCGGCGCGCGCTACAGCGTCGGCTGGTACGCGGCCCGGGTCGCCTCGATGTTGTCGTCCAGCGCGGTTCTCGGGATGCTGATCTACGAGACAAGCGGGCTGTACCGCAAGCTCACCGATGCGCATGTGAAGCTGATCGAGAGTTCCGCGCGCGACGGGCTGACGGGCGTTTTCAACCGCGCCTATTTCGACGAGCGGTACAGCCACGAGCACACGCTCGCCGCCTCGTCCGGCTATTCGCTTTGCGTGCTGCTGATCGACGTCGACAACTTCAAGGCGTACAACGACACATTCGGGCACCTGGCCGGCGATGATTGCCTGAGGAACGTCGCTCACGCGCTGACCGCGACGCTGACGCGCACCGGCGGCTTCGTTGCCCGATACGGCGGCGAGGAATTCGTCGTGGTGCTGCCGGCTTGCGACGCGGCGGCGAGTCTCGCGGTCGCCGAGAAGCTCCGCGCAGCCGTCGAGCAGGCAGCGTTGCCCGCGCCGAGGGCGGGCGCAGTGGTCACTATCTCCGTCGGTCACGCGTGCCGGGACGCCGCCTCGCGGCAGACGGCGAAGGCGCTGCTCGAAGCTGCCGACGCGGCGCTGTACGCGGCGAAGGCAGGCGGCAGGAACCGCGTCGCCAGCGCACGTCTCGATAAGCCGAGTGGCAGCCTCGTTCGACAGACTTCGGCGTCCTGA
- a CDS encoding patatin-like phospholipase family protein: protein MAQQDNGVDKRPRIALALQGGGAIGAFQAGVLEALHDANIEIDACCGSSIGAINAAIFFGNAPENRIDRLRQFYHRVSVPGTTLRDRMASLIGGLAFANDDFRRMLAEADQSYAISAGLPGFFTRRLAVPWTTGSKAPELASIMDMRPLYQTLASLCDFDALKRSATHVSVIAANVATGEPHYFDNRSDGLEAPMIVASGSLPPWFAAVQIGDAWYWDGSLVSAAPLQRIVDTAPAEVETVIFRADLWTPEGPVPDNLTDAEIRQKNIEHGSRAAAFHRAFDESQRLRALLAHALECIPAAQRQSDPELMNAAALAGARPVRIVPVDYAFSQRESHFKDGQFTAAAIETHWAHGREAAQAALAGIDKRD from the coding sequence ATGGCGCAACAAGACAACGGCGTAGACAAGCGCCCACGCATCGCGCTCGCGCTGCAAGGCGGCGGCGCGATCGGCGCCTTTCAGGCGGGCGTTCTGGAGGCATTGCACGACGCGAACATCGAGATCGACGCGTGCTGCGGATCGTCGATCGGCGCCATCAACGCCGCGATCTTCTTCGGCAACGCGCCGGAGAATCGCATCGATCGGCTGAGGCAGTTCTACCATCGCGTGTCGGTTCCGGGCACGACGCTGCGCGACCGGATGGCGTCGTTGATCGGAGGGCTGGCATTCGCGAACGACGACTTTCGCCGCATGCTCGCCGAAGCCGACCAGAGTTACGCGATCAGCGCGGGCCTGCCGGGTTTCTTCACCCGACGTCTTGCGGTGCCCTGGACGACCGGCAGCAAAGCGCCCGAACTCGCGAGCATCATGGATATGCGCCCGCTCTACCAGACGCTCGCGAGCCTCTGCGATTTCGACGCGCTCAAGCGCAGCGCGACGCATGTCAGTGTCATCGCTGCGAACGTCGCGACCGGCGAGCCGCATTACTTCGACAATCGCAGTGACGGTCTAGAAGCACCGATGATCGTCGCGTCAGGCTCGCTGCCCCCGTGGTTCGCAGCCGTGCAGATCGGCGACGCGTGGTACTGGGACGGCTCCCTCGTATCGGCCGCGCCGCTGCAACGTATCGTCGATACGGCGCCTGCGGAGGTCGAGACGGTCATCTTCCGTGCGGACTTATGGACGCCGGAGGGCCCGGTGCCGGACAATCTGACCGACGCCGAGATCCGGCAGAAGAACATCGAGCATGGCAGTCGCGCGGCTGCCTTCCATCGGGCGTTCGACGAATCGCAGCGCCTGAGGGCCCTTCTCGCCCATGCGCTCGAATGTATCCCGGCGGCGCAACGTCAATCCGATCCGGAACTGATGAATGCAGCGGCGCTTGCCGGCGCGCGGCCGGTCCGCATCGTCCCGGTCGATTACGCGTTTTCCCAGCGCGAATCGCACTTCAAGGACGGACAGTTCACCGCAGCGGCGATCGAAACGCACTGGGCTCACGGGCGAGAGGCAGCGCAAGCAGCGCTCGCCGGTATCGATAAGCGCGACTGA
- the flgM gene encoding flagellar biosynthesis anti-sigma factor FlgM, translating into MNIQTIKSADSSTQITVKRAAGTGTKPSASSAQQLAPAATEGSAISLSSSAAFSSHASDIDTAKVESIKAALKDGSYKIDSSAIADGMLGTARDLLRASSR; encoded by the coding sequence ATGAACATCCAGACCATCAAAAGCGCAGATTCCTCGACCCAGATCACCGTCAAGCGCGCGGCGGGCACCGGCACGAAACCGAGCGCCAGCAGCGCGCAACAGCTCGCACCCGCCGCGACCGAAGGCTCTGCCATCAGCCTGTCGTCCAGTGCGGCGTTCTCTTCCCACGCATCGGACATCGATACTGCCAAGGTGGAATCCATCAAGGCCGCATTGAAAGACGGTAGCTATAAGATCGACTCGTCCGCCATCGCCGACGGCATGCTGGGCACGGCGCGAGATCTCTTGCGCGCGAGTTCGCGTTAA
- the flhC gene encoding flagellar transcriptional regulator FlhC: MSTTTTSKSLADEAAQVLRAITLIKLGARMQVLESEFPKLSRDRLIRLYREVKGASPPKGMLPFSEDWYLTWGPNIHASMFANVYAFLEQNSTNLDRVDLLSRAYALYAEHFTLNGEALQMDLTRAWTFVRFKEAGILRLAGCTRCRGKFVAHAHEPTHGMVCGICQPPSRAGKTKAKAARAQSAALQAA, translated from the coding sequence ATGAGCACGACCACGACCTCCAAGAGCCTCGCCGATGAAGCCGCACAGGTTCTGCGCGCTATCACGCTCATCAAGCTCGGCGCGCGTATGCAGGTGCTGGAATCGGAATTCCCGAAGCTCTCGCGCGATCGTCTGATTCGTCTTTATCGGGAAGTGAAGGGCGCTTCGCCGCCAAAGGGCATGCTGCCGTTCTCGGAAGACTGGTACCTGACGTGGGGGCCGAACATCCACGCATCGATGTTCGCCAACGTCTATGCGTTTCTCGAGCAAAACAGCACCAACCTCGACCGCGTCGATCTGTTGAGCCGCGCGTACGCGCTGTACGCCGAGCACTTCACGCTCAACGGCGAAGCACTGCAGATGGACCTGACGCGCGCCTGGACGTTCGTGCGCTTCAAGGAAGCCGGGATCTTGCGCCTCGCGGGCTGCACGCGCTGCCGAGGCAAGTTCGTCGCGCACGCGCACGAACCGACGCACGGCATGGTCTGCGGCATCTGTCAGCCGCCGTCGCGCGCAGGCAAGACAAAGGCGAAGGCCGCGCGCGCGCAAAGCGCGGCGTTGCAGGCAGCTTGA
- a CDS encoding response regulator, which translates to MVKTEMRLLVVDDLTTMRSLIRKMLKAIGYTLIDEAVDGVSALEKLKTQRFDLVITDWNMPNMDGLTLLQEIRQSEEHADVPVLMVTAETRRENVIAAIRAGASGYVVKPFSEAALADKLAQIAPLQQASAPADRGASVFGAVFINA; encoded by the coding sequence ATGGTTAAAACGGAAATGCGTTTGCTGGTAGTCGATGACTTGACCACCATGCGCAGTTTGATTCGAAAGATGCTGAAGGCGATCGGCTATACGCTGATCGACGAAGCAGTCGATGGCGTGTCGGCCCTCGAGAAACTCAAGACGCAGCGGTTCGACCTCGTCATCACGGACTGGAACATGCCGAACATGGACGGGCTGACGCTTCTCCAGGAGATTCGCCAGTCCGAGGAGCACGCCGACGTTCCGGTTCTGATGGTCACCGCCGAAACCCGGCGCGAGAACGTCATCGCGGCGATCCGCGCGGGTGCGAGCGGCTATGTGGTGAAGCCGTTCTCCGAAGCTGCGCTTGCAGACAAGCTGGCCCAGATTGCGCCGCTCCAGCAGGCAAGCGCGCCGGCCGACCGCGGCGCGTCCGTCTTCGGCGCCGTCTTCATCAACGCGTGA
- a CDS encoding methyl-accepting chemotaxis protein, whose amino-acid sequence MNLHNFKVGARLTIGFGVVVALLVLIATINFLNMRGLDSEITLITDDRMVKAAEVSKAKDSASQTVLRLQRAAITGKPEDVAAMQAGVLEAAKATSQRLEKVDRMITSPRGRELFNALVEARAANTAARQEAVKLLTAGQIEDARAQLAGPVATAQAKYFTTLDALVAHQFELADESARHAHAAYDRAVALSFASTIAAVLVAIAAMLVITRSVTKPLADALAAMKALEQGDLTHRVEVVGRDELATLMVAVRAAFAKLSSLANGIKESVDVIRTASGEIAAGSTDLSSRTEQQAASLEETAASMEELTATVKQNAENARQASGLADNASTVANEGSAIVSQVVETMTGIEDSSARIAEIIGMIEGIAFQTNILALNAAVEAARAGEQGRGFAVVASEVRSLAQRSSAAAKEIKELIETSGSRVQTGTELVARAGDTMQRVGTAIKRVTDIMGEIASASNEQSRGIEQVNQAISQMDEVTQQNAALVEEAAAAAGSMEDQAKHLTAAVAVFRTAQSFNAPAAGGYEQKPMQVSVTKRTPPATRATKPVVAPPVAVAAAADGDWSTF is encoded by the coding sequence ATGAACCTGCACAACTTCAAGGTCGGCGCACGGCTGACCATCGGCTTCGGCGTCGTCGTCGCGCTGCTCGTCCTCATCGCGACGATCAACTTCCTCAATATGCGCGGTCTCGATAGCGAGATCACGCTCATCACCGATGACCGGATGGTCAAGGCCGCAGAGGTCAGCAAAGCGAAGGATTCCGCCAGCCAGACCGTGCTTCGGCTCCAACGCGCCGCGATCACCGGAAAGCCGGAGGACGTCGCCGCCATGCAAGCCGGTGTCCTCGAAGCAGCCAAAGCGACCTCGCAGCGGCTCGAAAAAGTGGACCGCATGATTACGTCCCCGCGCGGGCGCGAGCTTTTCAATGCGCTCGTCGAGGCGCGCGCCGCGAACACCGCAGCCCGTCAGGAAGCGGTCAAGCTGCTGACGGCGGGGCAGATCGAAGACGCCCGCGCGCAACTCGCGGGACCGGTTGCAACCGCGCAGGCCAAGTATTTCACGACACTGGACGCGCTCGTCGCGCATCAGTTCGAGCTCGCCGACGAGTCCGCGCGGCACGCCCACGCCGCCTATGACCGAGCGGTCGCGCTGTCCTTCGCATCGACGATAGCGGCGGTGCTGGTGGCGATCGCCGCGATGCTGGTCATCACGCGATCCGTGACCAAGCCCCTGGCTGACGCGCTGGCGGCAATGAAGGCGCTGGAGCAGGGCGATCTGACGCACCGCGTCGAGGTCGTCGGCCGCGATGAACTCGCGACGTTGATGGTGGCGGTGCGAGCCGCGTTCGCGAAGCTCTCGTCGCTCGCGAACGGCATCAAGGAGTCCGTCGACGTCATTCGAACGGCGTCGGGCGAGATTGCCGCGGGCAGCACGGACTTGTCATCGCGCACGGAACAGCAGGCCGCCTCTCTCGAGGAAACCGCGGCCAGCATGGAAGAGCTGACCGCGACCGTCAAGCAGAACGCCGAGAACGCGCGACAGGCCAGTGGTCTCGCCGACAACGCGAGTACCGTCGCCAACGAAGGCAGCGCCATCGTCAGCCAGGTCGTCGAGACGATGACCGGCATCGAAGACAGCTCGGCGAGGATCGCCGAGATCATCGGCATGATCGAAGGCATCGCGTTCCAGACGAACATCCTCGCGCTCAACGCGGCGGTCGAAGCCGCACGAGCGGGTGAGCAAGGCCGGGGCTTCGCCGTCGTGGCAAGCGAAGTGCGCAGCCTCGCGCAACGGTCGTCGGCTGCGGCCAAGGAAATCAAGGAATTGATCGAGACCTCGGGCAGCCGTGTTCAGACCGGAACCGAACTGGTGGCGAGGGCCGGCGACACGATGCAGCGCGTGGGCACCGCGATCAAGCGCGTGACCGACATCATGGGCGAGATCGCATCGGCCTCGAACGAACAGAGCCGCGGCATCGAACAGGTGAACCAGGCCATCTCGCAGATGGACGAGGTCACGCAGCAAAACGCGGCGCTCGTCGAAGAAGCGGCGGCAGCGGCCGGCTCCATGGAGGATCAGGCGAAGCATCTGACCGCAGCGGTCGCTGTGTTCCGCACGGCGCAGTCCTTCAACGCGCCGGCGGCCGGCGGCTACGAACAGAAGCCGATGCAAGTGTCCGTCACAAAAAGAACGCCCCCGGCGACGCGTGCGACGAAGCCCGTGGTCGCGCCGCCAGTAGCGGTCGCGGCAGCCGCTGACGGCGACTGGTCGACGTTCTGA
- a CDS encoding ATP-binding protein, whose amino-acid sequence MIVRIAQYPPGKRLLFGIASTAAILVAQQVLTLVAHGRLTFLLISASLPLLTVLFGGWSGVILLAVGTAYGALWMKPVGRLGVEAHGDQIVLLAFVVVGALLVASGQQLAKVARRAGRAEAASQETAERLLQLERDARHRFDVALNSAGVPFFILTPVVHNGRVTELRWDYLNDAAAHLFNRATAVVIGTSTTYVRPHGWDADVLLKRLAPLAEGEGRDAFDIRVHGEHGEQWFHVVAASLDGSVVAWFGDVTPRVRAEQALSEADRRKDEFLATLAHELRNPLAPIRQVAEILEQPHLTDERRKWCITVLRRQSAAMALLLDDLLDVSRITRGALTLRKEPVALRDVVEDAVDTARPMLEGKGHELVVKLPSRPLHIEADRLRIAQVLANLLTNAAKYTPSGGRIELTAKADDAEIVLSVADNGIGIDPDKLSAIFSMFSQVHRDHHRQGGLGIGLALSKSLIELHGGRLTATSAGKDQGSCFSVHLPAQCRVVPPPAPARDMPAVAAEIEKHRILVVDDNVDAADALTALLELEGHEVRTVYSGEEAVDILSHYTPEVILLDLGLPGMSGIEVAQCIRSRPSTTNVTLIAITGWGQPQDRARTADAGFDYHFTKPVDVAQLNLAIESAVTAG is encoded by the coding sequence ATGATTGTTCGAATCGCGCAGTATCCGCCGGGCAAGCGCCTGCTGTTCGGGATCGCGTCCACCGCCGCTATTCTGGTGGCGCAGCAGGTTCTCACCTTGGTGGCCCACGGGCGGCTGACATTTCTTCTCATCAGCGCGTCGCTTCCTTTGCTCACGGTGCTGTTCGGCGGCTGGTCGGGTGTGATCCTTCTGGCCGTCGGCACGGCGTACGGCGCATTGTGGATGAAGCCTGTCGGCAGACTGGGTGTCGAGGCGCACGGCGACCAGATCGTGCTGCTGGCTTTCGTCGTGGTCGGCGCACTTCTCGTCGCCTCGGGCCAGCAGTTAGCCAAGGTCGCGCGACGGGCGGGCAGGGCAGAAGCCGCTTCGCAGGAGACGGCCGAGCGCCTGTTGCAGCTCGAACGCGATGCGCGGCACCGGTTCGACGTGGCGCTCAATAGCGCGGGCGTGCCGTTCTTCATCCTCACGCCGGTCGTGCATAACGGCCGCGTGACCGAACTTCGGTGGGACTACCTCAACGATGCGGCCGCGCACTTGTTCAATCGGGCGACGGCGGTGGTCATCGGCACTTCCACGACGTACGTGCGTCCGCACGGTTGGGACGCCGACGTGCTCCTGAAGCGGCTCGCGCCGTTGGCGGAAGGCGAGGGCCGCGATGCCTTCGACATACGCGTTCACGGAGAGCACGGCGAGCAGTGGTTCCACGTCGTGGCCGCTTCGCTCGACGGATCGGTGGTCGCCTGGTTCGGCGACGTGACGCCGCGCGTGCGCGCCGAGCAGGCCCTTTCCGAAGCAGACCGGCGCAAGGACGAATTCCTTGCCACGCTTGCTCACGAGTTGCGCAACCCGCTGGCTCCCATCCGGCAGGTCGCCGAGATTCTGGAACAGCCTCACCTGACCGACGAGCGCCGCAAGTGGTGCATCACGGTGCTGCGCCGACAGTCGGCCGCCATGGCGCTCTTGCTGGACGACCTGCTCGACGTGTCGCGCATCACGCGCGGCGCGCTGACGCTTCGCAAGGAACCCGTGGCGCTGAGGGATGTCGTCGAGGACGCCGTGGACACCGCACGGCCGATGCTGGAGGGCAAAGGGCATGAGCTTGTCGTCAAGCTGCCATCGCGGCCGTTGCACATCGAGGCGGACCGCCTTCGAATCGCGCAGGTATTGGCCAATCTGTTGACGAACGCCGCGAAATACACGCCTTCCGGCGGGCGCATCGAACTGACGGCGAAGGCAGACGACGCCGAGATCGTGCTGTCGGTCGCGGACAACGGCATCGGTATCGATCCCGACAAGCTGTCGGCCATCTTCTCGATGTTCTCGCAAGTGCATCGCGATCATCATCGGCAGGGCGGCCTCGGCATCGGACTCGCGCTGTCGAAATCGCTGATCGAACTGCACGGAGGCAGGCTGACCGCAACGAGCGCCGGCAAGGATCAGGGAAGCTGCTTCTCCGTTCATCTTCCGGCGCAGTGCCGCGTCGTGCCGCCGCCCGCACCGGCGCGCGACATGCCCGCCGTTGCCGCCGAGATCGAGAAGCATCGCATTCTCGTCGTGGATGACAACGTCGATGCGGCCGACGCGCTCACCGCGCTCCTCGAACTCGAAGGACACGAAGTGCGGACCGTCTACTCCGGCGAGGAGGCGGTCGACATACTGAGCCACTACACGCCCGAAGTGATCTTGCTCGACCTCGGCTTGCCGGGCATGAGCGGGATCGAGGTTGCACAATGCATCAGGTCGAGACCGTCGACGACGAACGTCACGCTCATCGCGATCACCGGATGGGGGCAGCCCCAGGACCGCGCGCGCACCGCGGACGCCGGCTTCGACTATCACTTCACGAAGCCGGTGGATGTGGCGCAGCTCAATCTCGCGATCGAGAGCGCCGTCACCGCGGGTTAG
- a CDS encoding flagellar transcriptional regulator FlhD, translated as MTLARRVLASDREAAQAHLGLSAEIADTLLNLSPAQTDKLASSSQLLCFFRMSADEMLGGLASRSIDAPVSALSTAALIAA; from the coding sequence TTGACGCTCGCGCGGCGTGTGTTGGCCTCCGACCGGGAAGCTGCGCAGGCGCATCTCGGCCTGTCGGCGGAAATCGCCGATACGCTTCTGAACCTCTCGCCGGCGCAAACCGACAAGCTCGCTTCGTCGTCGCAACTGTTGTGTTTCTTCCGCATGAGCGCGGACGAAATGCTCGGTGGCCTCGCGAGCCGCAGTATCGATGCGCCGGTCTCGGCCCTGTCCACCGCAGCTCTCATCGCCGCCTGA